One genomic region from Antedon mediterranea chromosome 3, ecAntMedi1.1, whole genome shotgun sequence encodes:
- the LOC140045480 gene encoding phosphatidylinositol 4-kinase alpha-like isoform X2, with translation MSDADNVSFSTTLQYLARSLAKIKPPPWKKVEQLMNMCPQPVSIGTNICRLDSRRQEAVIALGIYFLESNLQFKDKILQYLLSLLAGLPNALWIEQSVHGTNDRLPMSEHFSFCLMTLLSDIAWMDPSLKDQIVSSQLVVFQLMAKMCQQPADLQQVNLCKYVVPSFLGIIRALGRSTSDDTPLFLQMFPETKPLHFTPVKHNVLSHSTFGTFRPIISEAMARHFPKDFQYCGSVDMSQNTKTERTEHEIRCKRYGFDPCTHLFTNVGSMFRPAVVIHGDEIPKCKLTLSIAQLQAVLSVSKKMICKETCQQLDGISAQFVLQYGPRDFPYQSFSEVVHLCIVALLRHLLQHQEALPETFTSDIQSFVKDLFTSGQTELQDKTYESATKSVCNFNSFDLLVQCNAACVDLLVWAACDEGGADSLIGRLTEKLNAVAGGRQLVAHMPLLMCCLEGLGSLAEKFQMLAHATTSALRDFLLNPSKVLIRLFKQYSVSAKTSSPHIQVSEGSGVKLELNMTEMDGYRQLKTLNNFEKLRDAAIYNLCRSLQAGLEDDPNCVQAFLAAVSNTLYLAVNSENRESNLISNNAILTLGHVAVAHRDTPRAMESIQQIFQQRFCQPPSQLDNLIVDMLGSMVLTGHSAVYQDVMGMFIQISVEAGSVTYSSEESDKIQRFRHCSLSVINVLANIAACLQGEAEQQEFLIKLLELFVQLGLEGKRASEKAPTAAKASSSAGNLGILIPVLAILLRRLPLIQDPKQRLSKLFRDFWLYCVVMGFAAEESALWPSEWYEGVCEIAIKSPLLTSSEGEHLSSELQYNSALRNDSMSYAELNEFRQTIITHLEFPAEVIPIINKLSFAQCCYLLSVFRLETLRVMHTGDECTFRVMFEYLQDKAIWKDKAGMWQCLLAVSDQVFKIYIDKMANMEKTSMREQRLQVHAQFLLMKFNHVMKQIRKVADKYLSRLVDKFPFLLWNGTVLYTMVDILQLLSKSLDRSNTQEAVELDVPNSPYKLMVMDTREARETILQDFSARCGGIFQEAVKWAPSITRSLLQQYQMTLENSDGLSQHSGLELATESALQFAGPNVSSSTFSPEKRINTKTDSSNFVSTMSLRSRFAGEVAGMKAIYSDAGPGGLSLANVLDNQLKKVSTKGLEERFTNSMFRVCALLISTTELDRMLLHSLCWEPVKLFTGHALETAVACWDWLLAARPDFELQFLREMSAAWQFTIDQKLGLFSVEEELQSPLVCTTTPPPPNTPPNVAPHQIWTHFLVLQFESIRYSNIDEIEIFARLLTKSLSLTIGGRKQGIMSRHIATLCPRFRLLNLGMCLLQGDTLPTSISKNALRERIYATAFDYFSVAPMCPTQLPSELRDDIMVLFKFWSYMQSERKHLKAGAAIGIGFEAPDAGSLATMSVDLRTTVDRTATHGSGWMNTMPLASNVSVISKRSTGTRKGNETVEKLAKQYIKRRNLILSLLACECERLLTWYNPLDMPDQKLEGEENIANWRSQQVGDKAMREIVRLAWSVSPYVALQLPARFKKAEAIVREVIRLVRLEPLAVSDDPSALQYLVTVSSVNADASELNHILNWASVSPITALSFFSRQYDPHPLTAQYANRVLEEYPVESLLFYTPQLVQAVRYDRFGYVTELLLHLASKSQLLAHQLIWNMKTNIYVDEEGKNRDGEFADQLELIINTILSNLSGPAKSFYEREFEFFGKITAISGEIRPFPKGQERKDACLKALARIELQSGCYLPSNPEAVVLAIDHKSGTPMQSAAKAPFLARFTVQQCGVKELEEIGMEGEISEDKKKAEQTQVQAVIFKVGDDVRQDMLALQVIGLFKNIFQQVGLDLYLVPYKVVATSPGCGVIQCVPDCKSRDQLGRQTDIGMYEYFRTKYGDEKAPAFQKARKNFVQSMVAYSIIGFLLQIKDRHNGNIMLDSVGHIIHIDFGFMFESSPGGNLGWEADIKLTEEMLMIMGGKIESAPFKWFMELCVQAYLAVRPYQEEIISLVALMLDTGLPCFRGQTLKLLSSRFSPNLSEREAANYILKVVKDSTGNVRTRTYDMIQYYQNQIPY, from the exons ATGTCGGACGCCGATAATGTTTCGTTTTCAACAACTCTTCAATATTTGGCACGTTCCCTTGCTAAAATAAAACCTCCACCATGGAAAAAG GTGGAGCAATTAATGAACATGTGTCCCCAGCCTGTCTCCATAGGAACAAATATTTGCCGATTGGACAGCCGAAGACAGGAAGCGGTGATTGCACTGGGGATATATTTTTTAGAATCAAATCTTCaa TTTAAAGATAAAATTCtacaatatttattgagtttATTGGCTGGCTTACCAAATGCATTATGGATAGAGCAGTCAGTTCACGGTACAAACGATA GGTTGCCGATGAGTGAGCACTTTAGCTTTTGTTTGATGACATTATTGTCAGATATTGCTTGGATGGACCCCTCACTTAAGGACCaa ATTGTATCATCACAATTGGTTGTGTTTCAGTTAATGGCCAAGATGTGTCAACAACCAGCTGACTTACAACAAG TAAACCTGTGCAAATATGTGGTACCATCATTCCTTGGCATTATCCGAGCGTTAGGTCGATCCACTTCTGATGACACACCACTATTCCTCCAAATGTTCCCAGAGACCAAACCATTGCACTTCACCCCCGTTAAACACAATGTTCTGTCCCATTCTACATTTGGTACATTCCGACCGATCATCTCGGAAGCGATGGCTCGACATTTTCCAAAAGATTTCCAGTATTGCGGTTCAGTTGACATGTCACAGAACACAAAAACAGAACGCACAGAACATGAAATAAGGTGCAAGAGGTATGGGTTCGATCCTTGTACGCATCTTTTTACCAATGTGGGATCAATGTTTAGGCCGGCTGTTGTTATACATGGTGATGAGATACCAAAGTGTAAGTTGACACTTAGTATTGCTCAGTTACAGGCTGTGCTCTCCGTG TCCAAGAAAATGATTTGCAAGGAGACCTGCCAGCAACTAGATGGTATATCTGCTCAATTTGTCCTCCAGTATGGGCCAAGGGACTTCCCCTATCAGTCATTCAGTGAGGTCGTTCACCTCTGTATTGTAGCCTTACTCAGACATTTACTACAACATCAAGAAG CTTTACCAGAGACATTCACCTCGGACATCCAGTCATTTGTAAAAGATCTCTTCACATCTGGTCAAACAGAGCTACAAGACAAGACTTATGAATCAGCTACCAAATCAGTGTGCAATTTCAATTCCTTTGATCTGCTTGTTCAGTGCAATGCTGCTTGTGTTGATCTGTTAGTGTGGGCAGCTTGTGATGAAGGAG GTGCTGATAGTTTGATTGGTAGACTGACAGAAAAGTTGAATGCCGTCGCCGGTGGCAGACAACTTGTTGCACACATGCCGCTCCTAATGTGCTGCTTAGAAGGTCTTGGATCATTGGCCGAGAAATTCCAAATGTTAGCGCATGCCACAACTAGCGCTCTCAGAGACTTCCTTCTCAACCCATCAAAGGTGCTCATACGATTATTCAAGCAATACTCGGTATCGGCTAAAACGTCAAGTCCGCACATTCAAGTCTCCGAAGGAAGTGGTGTCAAACTTGAACTAAATATGACAGAAATGGATGGGTACAGACAATTAAAGACGTTAAACAACTTTGAGAAGTTAAGGGACGCGGCAATATATAACTTATGCAG GTCATTACAAGCTGGTCTAGAAGATGACCCAAATTGTGTGCAAGCCTTTCTAGCTGCTGTTTCCAATACGCTCTACTTGGCAGTCAACAGTGAAAA tCGGGAATCAAACCTGATATCTAACAACGCCATCTTGACCCTCGGACATGTGGCGGTCGCTCATCGTGACACGCCACGAGCAATGGAGAGCATTCAGCAAATCTTTCAGCAGCGGTTTTGTCAACCGCCCTCACAGCTTGACAATCTAATCGTAGATATGCTTGGTTCGATGGTACTCACAGGCCAC TCAGCAGTGTACCAAGATGTGATGGGAATGTTTATACAGATCAGTGTAGAAGCTGGTTCTGTCACCTACTCTTCTGAAGAATCTGATAAAATACAACGATTCAG ACACTGCTCTCTTTCCGTAATCAATGTGCTAGCCAACATTGCTGCCTGCTTACAAGGGGAGGCAGAGCAACAAGAATTCTTGATAAAGCTATTAGAGTTATTTGTACAGCTAGGCCTAGAAGGAAAGCGTGCTAGTGAGAAAGCACCCACAGCAGCAAAGGCCTCAAGCAGTGCGGGAAATCTTGGTATTCTCATTCCTGTTTTAGCTATA CTTTTGCGTCGTCTGCCGCTGATCCAAGACCCAAAACAGAGGTTAAGTAAACTGTTCCGAGACTTCTGGCTGTATTGTGTTGTCATGGGATTTGCTGCTGAAGAATCTG CACTGTGGCCAAGTGAGTGGTATGAGGGAGTGTGTGAGATAGCCATCAAGTCTCCTCTGCTGACATCCAGTGAAGGAGAACATCTTAGCTCAGAACTGCAGTACAACTCAGCTCTTAGAAATGACAGTATGTCTTAC GCTGAACTGAATGAATTCCGTCAGACCATCATTACCCATCTTGAGTTCCCTGCTGAAGTCATCCCTATCATCAACAAGCTAAGCTTTGCCCAGTGTTGCTACTTGCTGTCTGTCTTCCGGCTTGAAACGTTACGAGTGATGCACACTGGAGATGAGTGCACATTCCGTGTGATGTTTGAGTACCTGCAGGATAAAGCCATCTGGAAGGACAAGGCAGGCATGTGGCAGTGTTTGTTGGCTGTGTCTGATCAAGTTTTCAAAATCTATATTGACAAAATGGCAAATATG GAGAAGACATCAATGAGAGAGCAACGCCTACAGGTACATGCTCAGTTCCTACTCATGAAGTTCAACCACGTTATGAAGCAGATCAGAAAAGTTGCCGATAAATACTTATCTAGGCTAGTCGACAA GTTTCCTTTTCTATTATGGAATGGTACAGTGTTGTACACAATGGTAGATATCCTACAGCTGTTGTCAAAGTCTTTAGATAGGAGTAACACACAGGAGGCAGTTGAGCTAGATGTTCCTAACAGTCCATACAAACTGATGGTTATGGACACACGGGAAGCAAGAGAG ACAATCCTGCAGGATTTTTCAGCTCGTTGTGGAGGCATTTTCCAAGAAGCGGTCAAGTGGGCACCCTCAATCACCCGTTCCCTTCTCCAGCAATATCAGATGACGTTAGAAAATTCCGATGGCCTCTCACAACACAGCGGCCTTGAATTAGCTACGGAGTCGGCTCTGCAGTTCGCTGGTCCCAATGTCAGTTCG TCAACATTCTCTCCAGAAAAACgcataaatacaaaaacagattCATCAAACTTTGTTTCTACAATGAGTTTAAGAAGTCGCTTTGCTGGAGAG GTGGCAGGAATGAAAGCCATTTACTCGGATGCAGGCCCAGGAGGTTTGTCCCTTGCCAACGTACTAGACAACCAACTAAAGAAAGTCAGCACTAAGGGCCTAGAAGAAAGATTTACCAACAGCATGTTTAGAGTCTGTGCACTCCTCATATCAACAACTG AATTAGATCGTATGTTACTACATAGTCTGTGTTGGGAACCTGTCAAACTATTCACTGGGCATGCTCTAGAAACAGCAGTTGCCTGCTGGGATTGGTTATTGGCAGCCCGTCCAGATTTTGAACTTCAG tttttGCGAGAAATGTCAGCAGCATGGCAGTTTACAATTGACCAGAAACTAGGGTTGTTTTCAGTTGAAGAGGAGCTACAAAGTCCTCTTGTCTGTACCACTACCCCTCCTCCACCAAACACACCCCCTAATGTAGCCCCTCACCAGATATGGACTCACTTCCTTGTTCTCCAATTTGAGAGCATTCGTTACTCAAACATTGATGAGATAGAAATATTTGCAAGACTGTTAACTAAATCGCTCTCACTGACAATTGGAGGTCGAAAGCAGGGTATAATGTCACGGCACATAGCTACGCTATGTCCACGTTTCCGATTACTCAATCTCGGGATGTGCTTGCTGCAAGGAGATACGCTACCCACAAGTATTTCAAAGAACGCTCTAAGAGAACGTATTTATGCTACCGCTTTTGATTACTTTAGTGTGGCACCGATGTGTCCGACTCAGCTGCCATCTGAGTTGAGAGATGACATCATGGTGTTGTTTAAGTTCTGGTCATACATGCAGTCTGAGAGGAAGCACCTAAAAGCAGGGGCTGCCATTGGCATTGGTTTTG AAGCCCCAGATGCTGGTAGCTTAGCAACGATGTCAGTTGACCTGAGAACAACTGTTGACCGAACAGCTACACACGGATCCGGTTGGATGAACACTATGCCACTGGCAAGCAATGTATCAGTTATTTCGAAGCGTTCAACTGGAACGAGAAAGGGGAATGAGACAGTGGAAAAATTAGCCAAGCAGTACATTAAACGACGCAACTTGATTTTGTCTTTAttg GCGTGCGAATGTGAACGACTGCTAACGTGGTACAACCCATTAGACATGCCAGATCAGAAACTAGAGGGAGAAGAAAACATTGCAAACTGGCGCTCACAACAAGTAGGAGACAAGGCAATGCGTGAAATTGTGCGACTGGCCTGGTCCGTGTCACCGTATGTTGCTCTACAACTACCAGCAAG GTTCAAGAAGGCTGAAGCTATTGTAAGAGAAGTGATTCGATTGGTTCGTTTAGAGCCATTAGCAGTTTCTGATGATCCTAGTGCACTCCAGTACCTTGTTACTGTGAGTTCAGTTAATGCAGATGCATCTGAg TTGAACCACATTTTAAATTGGGCAAGTGTGTCTCCAATTACAGCTCTTTCCTTTTTCTCGCGTCAGTACGACCCGCACCCCTTAACAGCACAATATGCAAACAGAGTCTTGGAAGAATATCCTGTGGAGTCACTGCTATTCTACACACCCCAGCTTGTTCAGGCTGTTAGATATGATAGA TTTGGATACGTGACAGAGTTACTTCTACATCTTGCTAGCAAATCGCAGCTACTTGCTCATCAACTTATCTGGAACATGAAGACTAATATCTACGTAGACGAAGAAGGAAAGAACAGAGATG GTGAGTTTGCCGATCAACTTGAGCTGATAATCAACACCATTCTAAGCAACCTTTCTGGGCCAGCAAAATCATTCTACGAAAGAGAATTTGaattttttggtaaaattactgCAATATCAGGAGAAATCAG GCCATTCCCTAAAGGCCAAGAACGCAAGGATGCTTGTTTAAAAGCCTTGGCTCGTATTGAACTGCAATCAGGGTGCTATCTGCCAAGCAATCCTGAGGCTGTGGTTCTAGCAATAGATCACAAATCTGGAACACCAATGCAGAG TGCAGCAAAAGCCCCCTTCCTGGCCAGATTCACAGTGCAGCAGTGTGGAGTAAAAGAACTTGAAGAGATTGGAATGGAAGGTGAGATATCAGAAGACAAAAAGAAAGCTGAGCAAACTCAAGTACAAGCTGTTATATTCAAAGTGGGTGATGATGTCAGACAG gaCATGTTGGCATTACAAGTAATTGGActattcaaaaatatatttcaacaaGTTGGACTTGACCTTTATCTTGTACCCTACAAGGTCGTTGCTACGTCACCTGGG tgtgGTGTGATTCAGTGTGTACCAGACTGTAAATCACGTGACCAGCTTGGACGACAAACGGACATTGGCATGTATGAATACTTTAGAACAAAATATGGTGATGAGAAGGCACCTGCATTTCAGAAG GCTCGTAAAAACTTTGTTCAGAGTATGGTGGCGTACAGTATCATCGGATTTCTTCTGCAAATCAAAGATCGTCACAATGGGAATATCATGTTGGATTCTGTCGGCCACATCATACACATAG ATTTTGGATTCATGTTTGAGAGTTCACCAGGAGGCAATTTGGGCTGGGAGGCTGATATAAAACTAACAGAAGAGATGCTGATGATAATGGGCGGTAAGATTGAGAGCGCCCCCTTTAAGTGGTTTATGGAGCTGTGCGTTCAAGCATATCTCGCTGTCAG